One region of Caldimonas thermodepolymerans genomic DNA includes:
- a CDS encoding VOC family protein has protein sequence MPDLAPKITPCIWFDQNNAEEAVAFYDSVFGNVRLVSVIRNGTHGPGPKGSVLAGAFEIAGQRIEFINGGPAFRLSEAFSLAVRCDSQAEIDRLWDALVADGGEHAPCGWLKDRFGVSWQIVPRVLYEMHEDPDPARADRVMQAMLQMRKLDIAALERAYAGG, from the coding sequence ATGCCCGACCTCGCCCCCAAGATCACGCCCTGCATCTGGTTCGACCAGAACAACGCCGAGGAGGCCGTGGCCTTCTACGACTCGGTGTTCGGCAACGTCCGCCTCGTCAGCGTCATCCGCAACGGCACCCACGGCCCGGGCCCGAAGGGCTCGGTGCTGGCCGGCGCTTTCGAGATCGCGGGACAGCGCATCGAGTTCATCAACGGCGGTCCGGCGTTCAGGCTGAGCGAGGCGTTCTCGCTCGCGGTGCGCTGCGACAGCCAGGCCGAGATCGACCGGCTGTGGGACGCGCTGGTGGCCGACGGCGGCGAGCACGCGCCGTGCGGCTGGCTCAAGGACCGCTTCGGCGTGTCGTGGCAGATCGTGCCGCGGGTGCTCTACGAGATGCACGAGGACCCCGACCCCGCACGCGCGGACCGCGTGATGCAGGCCATGCTGCAGATGCGCAAGCTCGACATCGCCGCACTGGAGCGTGCCTACGCCGGCGGCTGA
- a CDS encoding aldehyde dehydrogenase family protein: MRYAPPHTPGAKVEYRHRYDNFIHGRFVAPLKGEYFDVVTPIDGTVYTRAARSGAEDIELALDAAHAAAAKWAATAPAERANVLLKIADRIERNLELLAYAETVDNGKPIRETLNADIPLAVDHFRYFAGCVRAQEGTISEIDGRTIAYHFHEPLGVVGQIIPWNFPILMAAWKLAPALAAGNCVVLKPAESTPVSILVLAELIADLLPPGVLNIVNGYGREAGMPLATSKRIAKIAFTGSTATGRVIAQAAAQNLIPATLELGGKSPNIFFDDVMAADDAFLDKAIEGLVLFAFNQGEVCTCPSRALIQASIYDRFIERAIERVAAIRQGDPLDTGTMMGAQASALQMDKILSYLALGKAEGAKVLIGGERAQLDDNLRGGYYIQPTLFQGHNRMRIFREEIFGPVLAVTTFEDEADALAIANDTPYGLGAGVWTRDGSRAYRMGRAIQAGRVWTNCYHAYPAHAAFGGYKESGIGRETHKAMLGHYQQTKNLLVSYSPSAMGFF; encoded by the coding sequence ATGCGCTACGCCCCTCCGCACACCCCCGGGGCCAAGGTCGAGTACAGGCACCGGTACGACAACTTCATCCACGGGCGCTTCGTCGCGCCGCTCAAGGGCGAATACTTCGACGTGGTCACGCCGATCGACGGCACGGTCTACACCCGTGCCGCGCGCTCCGGCGCCGAGGACATCGAGCTCGCGCTCGATGCCGCGCATGCCGCGGCCGCGAAATGGGCCGCCACCGCGCCGGCCGAACGCGCCAACGTGCTGCTGAAGATCGCCGACCGCATCGAACGGAACCTCGAGCTGCTCGCCTATGCCGAGACGGTGGACAACGGCAAGCCCATCCGCGAGACGCTCAACGCCGACATCCCGCTCGCCGTCGACCACTTCCGCTACTTCGCCGGCTGCGTGCGCGCGCAGGAAGGCACGATCAGCGAGATCGACGGCCGCACCATCGCCTACCACTTCCACGAACCGCTCGGCGTGGTCGGCCAGATCATCCCGTGGAACTTCCCGATCCTGATGGCCGCGTGGAAGCTGGCGCCGGCGCTCGCCGCGGGCAACTGCGTGGTCCTCAAGCCCGCCGAATCCACGCCGGTCAGCATCCTGGTGCTGGCCGAACTGATCGCCGACCTGCTGCCGCCGGGCGTGCTCAACATCGTCAACGGCTACGGCCGCGAGGCCGGCATGCCGCTGGCCACCAGCAAGCGCATCGCCAAGATCGCCTTCACCGGCTCCACCGCCACCGGCCGCGTGATCGCGCAGGCCGCGGCACAGAACCTCATCCCGGCCACGCTGGAGCTGGGCGGCAAGAGCCCCAACATCTTCTTCGACGACGTGATGGCGGCCGACGACGCCTTCCTCGACAAGGCCATCGAAGGCCTGGTGCTGTTCGCGTTCAACCAGGGCGAGGTCTGCACCTGCCCGTCGCGCGCGCTGATCCAGGCATCGATCTACGACCGCTTCATCGAACGCGCGATCGAGCGCGTCGCCGCGATCCGGCAGGGCGACCCGCTCGACACCGGGACGATGATGGGCGCGCAGGCTTCGGCCCTGCAGATGGACAAGATCCTCTCCTACCTCGCGCTCGGCAAGGCCGAAGGCGCCAAGGTGCTGATCGGCGGCGAGCGCGCGCAGCTGGACGACAACCTGCGCGGCGGCTACTACATCCAGCCCACGCTGTTCCAGGGTCACAACCGCATGCGCATCTTCCGCGAGGAGATCTTCGGCCCGGTGCTGGCCGTGACCACCTTCGAGGACGAGGCCGATGCGCTGGCGATCGCCAACGACACCCCCTACGGGCTGGGCGCGGGCGTGTGGACCCGCGACGGCAGCCGTGCCTACCGCATGGGCCGCGCGATCCAGGCCGGCCGGGTGTGGACCAACTGCTACCACGCCTACCCGGCGCACGCGGCCTTCGGCGGCTACAAGGAATCAGGCATCGGACGCGAGACCCACAAGGCCATGCTGGGCCACTACCAGCAGACCAAGAACCTGCTCGTGAGCTACTCGCCCTCGGCGATGGGCTTCTTCTGA
- a CDS encoding sigma-54-dependent Fis family transcriptional regulator translates to MSPAPALAPRPSAQQLREARHQLLDTGAVTAGLIDPALQASWQRSRAFGLAPRGRMPGMPHASAAQLARALEHRHALVSQARPVMEFLSEQIRGTDSIVFLADSQGMLLCALGDDGFAERAARVALRPGAIWHEQWRGTNAIGTALVEEAAVVVHGAEHYLERNSFLTCAASPIVDPAGQTIGVLDISGGRRSHHCHTLGLVRSGARMIEHQLFEARYGGGLQLRLHTRPEGIGSVTEGLLAVSEDGWLVGANAAALAMLGLPRGMIGAVTAERVLGIDLAGLLAASGRTPRLLRSLPREDGGALWVRLDTGRGSALAVSVRPVAAPAPAADALAALDRGDGTMQAVVARARRVVDKPIALLLQGESGVGKEVFARACHASGPRQARPFVAVNCAALPETLIEAELFGYRPGAYTGAGREGSPGRIREADGGTLFLDEIGDMPLALQARLLRVLQERQVVPLGGGQPVAVDFQLVCATHRRLRDEVAAGRFREDLYYRINGLTLQLPPLRERTDLPALVDALLQEVAPGQDMQLAPEVAAAFGRYRWPGNLRQLANVLRTACALAEDGDPAIGWAQLPDDIAEELNRPAAGRELHDADTDLRQQAARAVQQAVQAAHGNLSEAARRLGISRNTLYRKLRELKGLA, encoded by the coding sequence ATGAGCCCGGCACCGGCCCTTGCCCCTCGACCGTCCGCGCAGCAGTTGCGCGAGGCGCGCCACCAGCTGCTCGACACCGGCGCCGTCACCGCCGGGCTGATCGACCCCGCGCTGCAGGCCAGCTGGCAACGCAGCCGCGCCTTCGGGCTGGCGCCGCGGGGACGCATGCCGGGCATGCCGCATGCATCGGCGGCACAGCTGGCGCGGGCGCTGGAGCACCGCCATGCGCTGGTCTCGCAGGCGCGGCCGGTGATGGAGTTCCTGAGCGAGCAGATCCGCGGCACCGACAGCATCGTGTTCCTGGCCGATTCGCAGGGCATGCTGCTGTGCGCGCTGGGCGACGACGGCTTTGCCGAGAGGGCCGCACGCGTCGCGTTGCGGCCGGGGGCGATCTGGCACGAGCAATGGCGCGGCACCAACGCCATCGGCACCGCGCTGGTCGAGGAGGCCGCGGTCGTCGTGCACGGCGCCGAGCATTACCTGGAGCGCAACAGCTTCCTGACCTGCGCGGCCTCGCCCATCGTCGACCCGGCGGGCCAGACGATCGGCGTGCTCGACATCAGCGGCGGCCGGCGCAGCCACCATTGCCACACGCTGGGGCTGGTGCGCTCGGGGGCGCGCATGATCGAGCACCAGCTGTTCGAGGCGCGCTATGGCGGTGGCCTGCAGCTGCGCCTGCACACGCGGCCCGAAGGCATCGGCAGCGTCACCGAAGGGTTGCTGGCCGTCAGCGAAGACGGCTGGCTCGTCGGTGCCAATGCGGCGGCGCTGGCGATGCTGGGCCTGCCGCGCGGCATGATCGGTGCGGTGACGGCGGAGCGCGTGCTCGGCATCGACCTGGCCGGCCTGCTGGCGGCCAGCGGCAGGACGCCTCGCCTGCTGCGCTCGCTGCCGCGCGAGGACGGCGGCGCCTTGTGGGTGCGGCTCGACACGGGACGTGGCAGCGCGCTCGCGGTGTCGGTGCGGCCGGTGGCGGCGCCCGCCCCGGCCGCCGACGCACTGGCCGCGCTGGACCGCGGCGACGGCACCATGCAGGCCGTGGTCGCGCGTGCGCGCCGCGTGGTGGACAAGCCGATCGCGTTGCTGCTGCAGGGCGAGTCGGGCGTCGGCAAGGAGGTGTTCGCGCGTGCCTGCCATGCGAGCGGACCGCGCCAGGCGCGCCCCTTCGTCGCGGTGAACTGTGCCGCGTTGCCCGAGACGCTGATCGAGGCCGAGCTGTTCGGCTACCGGCCGGGGGCCTACACCGGTGCCGGGCGCGAAGGCTCGCCAGGGCGCATCCGCGAGGCCGACGGCGGCACGCTGTTCCTCGACGAGATCGGCGACATGCCGCTGGCCCTGCAGGCGCGCCTGCTGCGCGTGCTGCAGGAACGCCAGGTGGTGCCGCTGGGCGGTGGCCAGCCGGTGGCGGTGGACTTCCAGCTGGTCTGCGCGACGCACCGCCGGCTGCGCGACGAGGTGGCGGCCGGGCGGTTCCGCGAGGACCTGTACTACCGCATCAACGGCCTGACCCTGCAGCTGCCGCCGCTGCGCGAGCGCACCGACCTGCCGGCGCTGGTGGACGCGCTGCTGCAGGAGGTCGCGCCCGGGCAGGACATGCAGCTGGCGCCCGAGGTGGCGGCCGCGTTCGGTCGCTACCGCTGGCCGGGCAACCTGCGCCAGCTCGCCAACGTGCTGCGCACCGCCTGCGCGCTGGCCGAGGACGGCGATCCGGCGATCGGCTGGGCCCAGCTGCCCGACGACATCGCCGAGGAGCTGAACCGGCCCGCGGCCGGCCGCGAGCTGCACGACGCCGACACCGACCTGCGCCAGCAGGCCGCGCGCGCCGTGCAGCAGGCGGTGCAGGCCGCGCACGGCAACCTGTCGGAAGCGGCCCGGCGCCTGGGCATCAGCCGCAACACCCTGTACCGCAAGTTGCGCGAGCTCAAGGGCCTCGCCTAG
- a CDS encoding DUF294 nucleotidyltransferase-like domain-containing protein — protein MSNPSPPDTDVALRDDLRRHLPFSQMEPAHVDLFLQHARPRAFAAGQHVLGPADGVVECLYLVLDGAISGVLGPADGNDGGFQYERGDMFPVAALRERRPVAATYTAQVATRCLVIGREPAQALAAVSAPFADVLLRRLPRFADASRQAMQAALVSRTLSAQSLETRLGDLCRGAPEACLPSTPLADALARMSRRGIGSIVVTDEAQAPVGIFTRHDLLDRVTLAQVPLSTPIERVMSAPLHSLSDEHTAQDAALLMARHGARHVPVTRGGRLVGLVSERDLFALQRLSLNQLSTELRRAPDLPTLQSLAQDLRQFARNLLGQGVQAKQLTELVSHLNDVLTERLVTLVAARHGRDMTRACWLAFGSEGRSEQTIATDQDNGLIFESDDPDADRPAWLAFAREVNEGLDACGYPLCRGNVMASNPECCLTPDEWRRRFGRWIAQGSPEDLLAANIYFDLRPLAGNLALATPLREFIVEHARGATRFGHLLAEDLLRRRVPLTWLGGIDARLVDGVPVVDLKLLGTAIFVDVARLLCLMLGLSEVNTRRRLEAIARAQHVDAHQAEAWVTAFEFLQMLRLRAQLDGLAPPGAGNPNLVRLDALNDIDRRMLKECFRVARRLQQRVELDYVR, from the coding sequence ATGAGCAACCCCAGTCCGCCAGACACCGACGTGGCCCTGCGGGACGACCTGCGCCGCCATCTGCCGTTCTCGCAGATGGAGCCGGCGCATGTCGATCTCTTCCTGCAGCACGCGCGGCCCCGGGCGTTCGCCGCCGGCCAGCATGTGCTCGGTCCGGCCGACGGCGTGGTGGAGTGCCTCTACCTGGTGCTCGACGGCGCGATCTCCGGCGTGCTCGGCCCCGCCGACGGGAACGACGGCGGCTTCCAGTACGAGCGCGGCGACATGTTCCCGGTGGCGGCGCTGCGCGAGCGACGGCCCGTCGCGGCCACCTACACCGCGCAGGTGGCCACGCGCTGCCTGGTGATCGGGCGCGAGCCGGCGCAGGCGCTGGCGGCCGTCAGCGCGCCGTTCGCCGACGTGCTGCTGCGCCGGCTGCCGCGCTTTGCGGATGCCTCGCGGCAGGCGATGCAGGCAGCGCTGGTGTCGCGTACGCTGTCGGCCCAGTCGCTCGAGACCCGGCTGGGCGACCTGTGCCGCGGCGCACCGGAGGCCTGCCTGCCGTCCACGCCGCTGGCCGACGCCCTGGCGCGCATGAGCCGGCGCGGCATCGGCTCCATCGTGGTGACCGACGAGGCGCAGGCCCCGGTCGGCATCTTCACGCGGCACGACCTGCTCGACCGCGTGACGCTGGCGCAGGTGCCGCTGTCGACGCCGATCGAGCGCGTGATGAGCGCGCCGCTGCACAGCCTGAGCGACGAGCACACCGCGCAGGACGCGGCGCTGCTGATGGCGCGCCACGGCGCGCGCCACGTGCCGGTCACGCGCGGCGGCCGGCTGGTCGGGCTGGTGTCCGAGCGCGACCTGTTCGCGCTGCAGCGCCTGTCGCTGAACCAGCTGAGCACCGAGCTGCGCCGCGCCCCCGACCTGCCGACCCTGCAGTCGCTCGCGCAGGACCTGCGCCAGTTCGCGCGCAACCTGCTCGGCCAGGGCGTGCAGGCCAAGCAGCTGACCGAGCTGGTCAGCCACCTCAACGACGTGCTGACCGAGCGGCTGGTGACCCTGGTCGCGGCGCGCCACGGTCGCGACATGACGCGCGCCTGCTGGCTGGCCTTCGGCTCCGAGGGACGCTCGGAGCAGACCATCGCGACCGACCAGGACAACGGCCTGATCTTCGAGAGCGATGACCCGGATGCGGACCGTCCGGCGTGGCTGGCGTTCGCCCGCGAGGTCAACGAGGGGTTGGATGCCTGCGGTTACCCGCTGTGCCGCGGCAACGTGATGGCGAGCAATCCCGAGTGCTGCCTGACGCCGGACGAATGGCGCCGGCGCTTCGGGCGCTGGATCGCCCAAGGCTCGCCCGAGGACCTGCTGGCGGCCAACATCTACTTCGACCTGCGCCCGCTGGCCGGCAACCTGGCGCTGGCCACGCCGCTGCGCGAGTTCATCGTCGAGCACGCGCGCGGCGCGACGCGCTTCGGCCACCTGCTGGCCGAGGACCTGCTGCGCCGCCGCGTGCCGTTGACCTGGCTGGGCGGCATCGACGCGCGCCTGGTCGACGGCGTGCCGGTGGTGGACCTCAAGCTGCTGGGCACGGCGATCTTCGTCGACGTGGCCCGCCTGCTGTGCCTGATGCTCGGGCTGTCGGAGGTCAACACCCGCCGCCGGCTGGAGGCCATCGCGCGGGCCCAGCACGTCGATGCGCACCAGGCCGAGGCCTGGGTGACGGCGTTCGAGTTCCTGCAGATGCTGCGCCTGCGCGCGCAGCTCGACGGCCTGGCGCCGCCCGGCGCCGGCAATCCCAACCTGGTGCGGCTCGATGCGCTGAACGACATCGACCGCCGCATGCTCAAGGAATGCTTCCGCGTGGCGCGCCGCCTGCAGCAGCGCGTGGAGCTGGACTACGTGCGCTAG
- a CDS encoding sodium:solute symporter family protein has translation MSQQATIYLIVGLTFALYIGIAFWSRAGSTKEYYVAGGGVNPIANGMATAADWMSAASFISMAGLISNMGYGGTVFLMGWTGGYVLLAMLLAPYLRKFGKFTVPEFIGDRFYSRTARTVAVLCLLMASVTYVIGQMTGVGVAFSRFLNVSADAGIYIGMAIVFVYAVFGGMKGITYTQIAQYVVLIFAYTVPAIFISLHLTGNPVPQLGLGSTLTGTDMPILERLDQVVTDLGFAQYTTAYADSVLNTVFFTLSLMIGTAGLPHVIVRFFTVPKVKDARSSAGWALVFIALLYTTAPAVGAMARFNLIGTINAEVTQGGDLYAPEASLRYEDRPDWMKRWEATGLLKFEDKNGDGRIQYYNDKTQNADVLAKAEAAGWKGNELNVNPDIMVMANPEIAQLPDWVIALVAAGGLAAALSTAAGLLMAISSAISRDLIKGVFKPDISEKGELLAGKIAMAGAIVLAGWLGLNPPGFAAGTVALAFGIAASSLFPAIMMGIFSKRVNRQGAVAGMLAGLFITLFYVFAHKGLFFVKGTEYLHLVGGANGFFGISPEGFGTVGAIVNFVVAYAVSMVTAAPPVHVQEMVDNMRTPRGAGVAHAH, from the coding sequence ATGAGCCAACAAGCCACCATCTACCTGATCGTCGGCCTGACGTTCGCGCTGTACATCGGCATCGCCTTCTGGTCCCGTGCCGGCAGCACCAAGGAGTACTACGTCGCCGGCGGCGGCGTGAACCCGATCGCCAACGGCATGGCCACCGCGGCCGACTGGATGTCGGCGGCGTCGTTCATCTCCATGGCCGGCCTGATCTCCAACATGGGCTACGGCGGCACCGTCTTCCTGATGGGCTGGACGGGCGGCTACGTGCTGCTGGCCATGCTGCTGGCGCCGTACCTGCGCAAGTTCGGCAAGTTCACGGTGCCCGAGTTCATCGGCGACCGCTTCTACAGCCGCACCGCGCGCACCGTGGCCGTGCTGTGCCTGCTGATGGCCTCGGTCACCTATGTGATCGGCCAGATGACCGGCGTGGGCGTCGCCTTCTCGCGCTTCCTGAACGTGTCGGCCGACGCGGGCATCTACATCGGCATGGCCATCGTGTTCGTCTACGCGGTGTTCGGCGGCATGAAGGGCATCACCTACACGCAGATCGCCCAGTACGTGGTGCTGATCTTCGCGTACACGGTGCCGGCCATCTTCATCTCGCTGCACCTGACCGGCAACCCGGTGCCGCAGCTCGGCCTGGGCAGCACGCTCACGGGCACCGACATGCCGATCCTGGAGCGCCTGGACCAGGTGGTCACCGACCTCGGCTTCGCGCAGTACACCACGGCCTACGCCGACAGCGTGCTCAACACGGTGTTCTTCACCCTGTCGCTGATGATCGGCACCGCGGGCCTGCCGCACGTGATCGTGCGCTTCTTCACCGTGCCCAAGGTCAAGGACGCGCGTTCCTCGGCCGGCTGGGCGCTGGTGTTCATCGCCCTCCTGTACACGACGGCCCCGGCCGTCGGCGCGATGGCGCGCTTCAACCTGATCGGCACCATCAACGCCGAGGTGACCCAGGGTGGCGACCTGTACGCCCCCGAGGCCAGCCTGCGCTACGAGGACCGTCCGGACTGGATGAAGCGCTGGGAAGCCACCGGCCTGCTGAAGTTCGAGGACAAGAACGGTGACGGCCGCATCCAGTACTACAACGACAAGACCCAGAACGCCGACGTGCTGGCCAAGGCCGAAGCCGCCGGCTGGAAGGGCAACGAGCTGAACGTCAACCCGGACATCATGGTGATGGCCAACCCCGAGATCGCGCAGCTGCCCGACTGGGTGATCGCGCTGGTCGCCGCCGGTGGCCTGGCCGCCGCGCTGTCGACCGCCGCGGGCCTGCTGATGGCGATCTCCTCGGCGATCTCGCGCGACCTGATCAAGGGCGTGTTCAAGCCGGACATCAGCGAGAAGGGCGAACTGCTGGCGGGCAAGATCGCGATGGCCGGCGCCATCGTGCTGGCCGGCTGGCTGGGCCTGAATCCGCCGGGCTTCGCGGCCGGCACGGTGGCCCTGGCCTTCGGGATCGCCGCCAGCTCGCTGTTCCCGGCCATCATGATGGGCATCTTCTCGAAGCGCGTGAACCGCCAGGGTGCCGTCGCCGGCATGCTCGCTGGCCTGTTCATCACGCTGTTCTACGTGTTCGCGCACAAGGGCCTGTTCTTCGTGAAGGGCACCGAGTACCTGCACCTGGTGGGTGGCGCCAACGGCTTCTTCGGCATCTCGCCGGAGGGCTTCGGCACCGTCGGCGCGATCGTGAACTTCGTGGTCGCCTACGCGGTGAGCATGGTCACCGCCGCCCCGCCGGTCCACGTGCAGGAGATGGTGGACAACATGCGCACCCCGCGTGGTGCCGGCGTGGCCCACGCTCACTGA
- a CDS encoding DUF4212 domain-containing protein — MSANKERSSAYWRATLRLLTAILIVWAVVSYGFGIIWKPALDSIKLGGYPLGFWIAHQGAIYLYVVLIFFYAWRMKKIDREHDVDED; from the coding sequence ATGAGCGCAAACAAGGAGCGCAGCAGCGCCTACTGGAGGGCGACCCTGCGTCTGCTGACCGCCATATTGATCGTCTGGGCGGTCGTCTCGTACGGCTTCGGGATCATCTGGAAGCCGGCCCTGGACAGCATCAAGCTCGGCGGCTACCCGCTCGGCTTCTGGATCGCCCACCAAGGCGCGATCTACCTCTACGTGGTGCTGATCTTCTTCTACGCCTGGCGCATGAAGAAGATCGACCGCGAACACGACGTCGACGAGGACTGA
- the fabG gene encoding 3-oxoacyl-ACP reductase FabG, translating to MRLKDRVAVITGAANGIGLATARKFADEGAILVLCDVQQEALDRALAGLLPRSPQSSAHRVDVTKRAEVDAMVQAVLARHGRIDVLVNNAGITRDARLQKMTEEQFDQVIDVNLKGVFHCTQAVVGPMLERGSGVILNASSVVGLYGNFGQTNYAATKAGVIGFTRTWARELGPKGIRVNAVCPGFIATDILSTIPEKVLERMRESCWLHRLGQPEEIANIYAFLASDEASYVNGVALEASGGMSL from the coding sequence ATGCGTTTGAAGGACAGGGTCGCCGTCATCACCGGGGCGGCCAACGGCATCGGACTGGCCACGGCCCGCAAGTTCGCCGACGAAGGCGCGATCCTGGTGCTGTGCGACGTGCAGCAGGAGGCGCTGGACCGCGCGCTGGCCGGCCTGCTGCCGCGCTCGCCGCAGTCGAGTGCGCACCGGGTCGACGTGACGAAACGCGCCGAGGTCGACGCGATGGTGCAGGCCGTGCTGGCGCGCCACGGGCGCATCGACGTGCTGGTCAACAACGCCGGCATCACGCGCGATGCGCGGCTGCAGAAGATGACCGAGGAGCAGTTCGACCAGGTCATCGACGTCAACCTCAAAGGGGTGTTCCACTGCACGCAGGCGGTGGTGGGCCCGATGCTCGAGCGCGGCAGCGGCGTGATCCTCAATGCCTCGAGCGTGGTGGGCCTGTACGGCAACTTCGGCCAGACCAACTACGCGGCCACCAAGGCCGGCGTGATCGGCTTCACCCGCACCTGGGCACGCGAGCTGGGCCCCAAGGGCATCCGCGTCAACGCGGTGTGCCCGGGCTTCATCGCCACCGACATCCTCTCGACCATCCCCGAGAAGGTGCTGGAACGCATGCGCGAGTCCTGCTGGCTGCACCGCCTCGGGCAGCCGGAGGAAATCGCCAACATCTATGCCTTCCTGGCCAGCGACGAAGCCAGCTACGTCAACGGCGTGGCGCTCGAGGCCAGCGGCGGCATGTCGCTGTGA
- a CDS encoding H-NS family nucleoid-associated regulatory protein, with amino-acid sequence MNQRPADPEFEAEREAARRRIRFLMEFWQIKPEDIARAAPPCDGTSAAPDDGPRPPRYRHPVTGDTWDGSGSQPEWLRRALLQEGYTVEELRIADAQAAGN; translated from the coding sequence ATGAATCAACGGCCAGCCGACCCGGAGTTCGAAGCCGAAAGGGAAGCGGCGCGCCGCCGTATTCGCTTCCTGATGGAGTTCTGGCAGATCAAGCCGGAAGACATCGCGCGTGCTGCGCCGCCCTGTGACGGGACCTCAGCCGCGCCGGACGACGGGCCCCGCCCGCCGCGCTACCGCCACCCGGTCACGGGCGACACCTGGGACGGCTCGGGCTCGCAGCCGGAATGGCTGCGCCGCGCGTTGCTGCAGGAAGGCTACACCGTCGAAGAGCTGCGCATCGCGGACGCGCAGGCGGCGGGCAACTGA
- a CDS encoding DUF3606 domain-containing protein, with protein sequence MKRHDTPLLDPRDEASMRHWAEKLAVTPGLLREAVAQVGADPQRVGAWLLRRRSDDHAVRRRR encoded by the coding sequence ATGAAGCGCCACGACACCCCGTTGCTGGACCCTCGCGACGAGGCCAGCATGCGCCACTGGGCGGAAAAGCTCGCCGTCACGCCGGGCCTGCTGCGCGAAGCCGTGGCGCAGGTCGGCGCCGACCCGCAGCGCGTGGGCGCCTGGCTGCTGCGCCGGCGCAGCGACGACCATGCGGTGCGCCGCCGCAGGTGA
- a CDS encoding zinc-dependent alcohol dehydrogenase family protein has protein sequence MSTLCLAIHHHGFDGLQPVRRTLPEPGPREVRLRMRAMSVNYRDLQVVLGTYHTRFELPLVPLSDGVGEVEVVGEAVTRVKPGQRVMLAFWERWVDGRFQPGEAGSSLGGPRDGVLAEQIIASEDRLVPVPDELTDVQAATLPCAGATAWNALVASGGLRPGEVVVVQGTGGVSLFALQFAVMAGARAIVTSSSDEKLARARELGAWGTINYRRTPQWAAEVLALTGGRGADHVIEVGGPNTFSQSLQALRPGGQVNIIGYLGGTEGMINPLEIFRRPAVVRGIAVGSRVMLEQVAAAYAASTLRPVIDRSWPWTEAAEALRHLQSGAHFGKLVLTV, from the coding sequence ATGAGCACCTTGTGCCTTGCGATCCACCACCACGGGTTCGACGGCCTGCAGCCGGTGCGCCGCACCCTGCCGGAACCCGGTCCGCGCGAAGTGCGCCTGCGCATGCGCGCGATGAGCGTCAACTACCGCGACCTGCAGGTCGTGCTCGGCACCTACCACACGCGCTTCGAGCTGCCGCTGGTGCCCCTGTCCGACGGCGTCGGCGAGGTCGAGGTGGTGGGCGAGGCGGTCACGCGCGTCAAGCCGGGCCAGCGCGTGATGCTGGCATTCTGGGAACGCTGGGTCGACGGCCGCTTCCAGCCGGGCGAGGCCGGCAGCTCGCTGGGCGGCCCGCGCGACGGCGTGCTCGCCGAGCAGATCATCGCGTCGGAGGATCGCCTGGTGCCCGTGCCCGACGAGCTGACCGACGTGCAGGCCGCCACCCTGCCCTGCGCCGGCGCGACGGCCTGGAACGCCCTGGTGGCCTCGGGCGGGCTGCGCCCCGGCGAGGTGGTGGTGGTGCAGGGCACCGGCGGCGTCTCGCTGTTTGCGCTGCAGTTCGCCGTGATGGCCGGCGCACGCGCCATCGTGACCTCCAGCAGCGACGAGAAGCTGGCGCGTGCCCGCGAGCTGGGCGCCTGGGGCACGATCAACTACCGGCGCACGCCGCAGTGGGCCGCCGAGGTCCTGGCGCTGACCGGCGGGCGTGGCGCCGACCACGTGATCGAGGTGGGCGGGCCCAACACCTTCTCGCAATCGCTGCAGGCGCTGCGCCCGGGCGGCCAGGTCAACATCATCGGCTACCTGGGCGGCACCGAGGGAATGATCAACCCGCTGGAGATCTTCCGTCGCCCGGCCGTGGTGCGCGGCATCGCGGTCGGCTCGCGCGTGATGCTGGAACAGGTGGCCGCGGCCTATGCCGCCAGCACGCTGCGCCCGGTGATCGACCGCAGCTGGCCGTGGACCGAGGCTGCCGAGGCCCTGCGCCACCTGCAGTCGGGCGCGCACTTCGGCAAGCTGGTGCTGACGGTCTGA